The Panicum hallii strain FIL2 chromosome 9, PHallii_v3.1, whole genome shotgun sequence genome has a window encoding:
- the LOC112877772 gene encoding uric acid degradation bifunctional protein TTL isoform X2 produces the protein MATPTRLSVDDVLRVNGSRRFAAAMAAASPFASLADALLAARRIWLNEVDVNGWLEAFAAHPAIGTTSPSVSKWSKEEQSAALSTSTDSTAQELAEWNARYREKFGFVFMICASGRTAPEVLAELKRRYTNRPIVELENAAQEELKITELRLAKLFSSEPTVPSHTTESPTIQSDKAAGSSNRSRPPITTHVLDVARGSPASGIEVHLEMWKDVSAPPSFRNKDFNGWATLGTSVTNNDGRSGQLMDIVNNVAPGFYRISFNTGKYAPAGFFPYVSIIFEIKANQTAEHFHVPLLHSPFSFTTYRGS, from the exons ATGGCGACGCCGACGCGTCTCTCCGTGGACGACGTGCTGCGCGTCAACGGCAGCCGCCGCTTCGCCGCCGCGATGGCTGCCGCTTCCCCCTTCGCCTCCCTCGCCGacgccctcctcgccgcccgccgcatCTGGCTCAACGAG GTCGACGTCAACGGATGGCTCGAGGCCTTCGCGGCGCACCCGGCAATCGGAACCACCTCCCCCTCTGTCTCCAA GTGGAGCAAGGAGGAGCAATCAGCAGCACTCTCCACATCCACGGATTCGACTGCTCAG GAGCTGGCAGAGTGGAATGCTAGGTACAGGGAGAAGTTTGGCTTCGTGTTCATGATTTGTGCGTCTGGGAGGACTGCACCTGAGGTCTTGGCTGAGCTTAAG AGGCGTTACACAAATAGGCCAATTGTTGAACTTGAGAATGCAGCACAGGAAGAACTTAAGATAACTGAACTGCGTCTTGCGAAGCTTTTCTCATCAGAGCCTACTGTTCCCTCTCATACGACTGAAAGTCCCACCATCCAATCAGATAAAGCAGCAG GTAGCTCCAACCGAAGTCGGCCACCCATTACAACCCATGTGCTGGATGTCGCCCGTGGATCCCCTGCATCTGGAATCGAAGTTCATCTGGAGATGTGGAAGGATGTTTCAGCTCCTCCATCGTTCCGCAACAAAGATTTCAATGGATGGGCAACTCTTGGCACTTCAGTTACAAACAATGATGGCCGCAGCGGTCAGCTGATGGACATTGTCAACAACGTCGCTCCTGGTTTCTACCGCATAAGCTTCAACACTGGCAAGTATGCGCCTGCAGGGTTCTTCCCTTATGTCAGCATAATATTTGAGATCAAGGCGAACCAGACGGCAGAGCATTTCCATGTTCCTCTATTGCATTCCCCCTTCTCGTTCACCACTTACCGTGGTAGCTAA
- the LOC112873276 gene encoding uncharacterized protein LOC112873276, with product MRSWDGILCVEMWVRPQPPAFAEHVPCSYLLLNPTSRACAIASAPALRGGTPGSRSDRGYIAGAYSHPVTGVFHLLHSSGSAMVDCGEKTPRFRVLTVDTPDAAWREVPMSGDGNTARLQTVVGRFSLQSSATAHGRLHWRVARAQAKRRPHDKEEEELLVFHAAREEFGRMALPQLNEAGAVRQHAISTVAGKLCLLAGLASTALEVWVLEDYDARDWRRRHVVHVAPNSPLHRDHCLHSVLGSVGVLEEIIFFNSSQKVYKVQPGSRYGSRPSGFFGHGQGLAVHEQSLLPHNVIFGTMPRVRGIVPTMAGRAS from the coding sequence ATGAGATCGTGGGACGGGATCCTGTGCGTGGAGATGTGGGTGCGGCCGCAGCCACCGGCGTTCGCGGAGCACGTCCCCTGCTCGTACCTGCTCCTCAACCCGACCTCCAGGGCGTGCGCCATCGCCTCAGCCCCCGCCCTGCGCGGCGGTACGCCCGGCAGCCGTTCCGACCGGGGCTACATCGCCGGCGCCTACTCGCACCCCGTCACAGGCGTCTTCCACCTCCTTCACTCGTCGGGGAGCGCTATGGTCGACTGCGGCGAAAAAACACCTCGCTTCCGGGTTCTGACAGTGGACACACCCGACGCGGCCTGGCGCGAGGTCCCAATGTCCGGCGACGGCAACACTGCGAGGCTGCAGACCGTCGTTGGCCGTTTCAGCCTCCAGAGCTCCGCGACCGCGCACGGCCGCTTGCACTGGCGAGTGGCGCGGGCGCAGGCCAAGCGCCGGCCGCAcgacaaggaggaggaggagctgctgGTCTTCCACGCCGCGAGGGAGGAGTTCGGACGCATGGCCCTGCCGCAGCTGAACGAGGCCGGAGCGGTCAGGCAGCATGCCATCAGCACGGTGGCGGGCAAGCTGTGCCTCCTCGCCGGCCTCGCGTCGACGGCGCTGGAGGTGTGGGTGCTGGAGGACTACGACGCCCGGGACTGGCGGCGGAGGCACGTGGTCCATGTGGCGCCGAACTCGCCGCTTCACAGGGACCATTGCTTGCACAGCGTGCTTGGGAGCGTCGGGGTTTTGGAGGAGATCATATTCTTCAATTCCTCGCAGAAGGTTTACAAAGTCCAGCCCGGATCGCGCTACGGATCGAGGCCTAGCGGGTTCTTCGGACATGGTCAGGGGCTAGCAGTCCACGAGCAGAGCCTCCTGCCGCACAACGTCATCTTTGGAACGATGCCACGGGTTCGAGGTATTGTCCCAACAATGGCGGGCAGAGCCTCCTAG
- the LOC112877772 gene encoding uric acid degradation bifunctional protein TTL isoform X1, with protein sequence MATPTRLSVDDVLRVNGSRRFAAAMAAASPFASLADALLAARRIWLNEVDVNGWLEAFAAHPAIGTTSPSVSKWSKEEQSAALSTSTDSTAQELAEWNARYREKFGFVFMICASGRTAPEVLAELKRRYTNRPIVELENAAQEELKITELRLAKLFSSEPTVPSHTTESPTIQSDKAADRIRIIGAHLGALPQPCANKAPEITGSSNRSRPPITTHVLDVARGSPASGIEVHLEMWKDVSAPPSFRNKDFNGWATLGTSVTNNDGRSGQLMDIVNNVAPGFYRISFNTGKYAPAGFFPYVSIIFEIKANQTAEHFHVPLLHSPFSFTTYRGS encoded by the exons ATGGCGACGCCGACGCGTCTCTCCGTGGACGACGTGCTGCGCGTCAACGGCAGCCGCCGCTTCGCCGCCGCGATGGCTGCCGCTTCCCCCTTCGCCTCCCTCGCCGacgccctcctcgccgcccgccgcatCTGGCTCAACGAG GTCGACGTCAACGGATGGCTCGAGGCCTTCGCGGCGCACCCGGCAATCGGAACCACCTCCCCCTCTGTCTCCAA GTGGAGCAAGGAGGAGCAATCAGCAGCACTCTCCACATCCACGGATTCGACTGCTCAG GAGCTGGCAGAGTGGAATGCTAGGTACAGGGAGAAGTTTGGCTTCGTGTTCATGATTTGTGCGTCTGGGAGGACTGCACCTGAGGTCTTGGCTGAGCTTAAG AGGCGTTACACAAATAGGCCAATTGTTGAACTTGAGAATGCAGCACAGGAAGAACTTAAGATAACTGAACTGCGTCTTGCGAAGCTTTTCTCATCAGAGCCTACTGTTCCCTCTCATACGACTGAAAGTCCCACCATCCAATCAGATAAAGCAGCAG ATCGCATACGGATTATTGGAGCACATCTTGGAGCTCTCCCCCAGCCTTGTGCCAATAAAGCTCCTGAAATTACAGGTAGCTCCAACCGAAGTCGGCCACCCATTACAACCCATGTGCTGGATGTCGCCCGTGGATCCCCTGCATCTGGAATCGAAGTTCATCTGGAGATGTGGAAGGATGTTTCAGCTCCTCCATCGTTCCGCAACAAAGATTTCAATGGATGGGCAACTCTTGGCACTTCAGTTACAAACAATGATGGCCGCAGCGGTCAGCTGATGGACATTGTCAACAACGTCGCTCCTGGTTTCTACCGCATAAGCTTCAACACTGGCAAGTATGCGCCTGCAGGGTTCTTCCCTTATGTCAGCATAATATTTGAGATCAAGGCGAACCAGACGGCAGAGCATTTCCATGTTCCTCTATTGCATTCCCCCTTCTCGTTCACCACTTACCGTGGTAGCTAA
- the LOC112877774 gene encoding cytochrome c oxidase subunit 6b-1-like, whose product MAAEAKTPSLAEEYSLPPEEIPAEKAAEEKPSSGTETEAAPSTNDETPPAVEDKNETSEAQDTADKSEAEESNPVAEETSESAEEEEAEEKPEIKIETAPADFRFPTTNQTRHCFTRYVEYHRCVAAKGEDAPECDKFAKYYRSLCPGEWVDRWNEQRENGTFPGPL is encoded by the exons ATGGCCGCGGAAGCCAAGACGCCGTCCCTCGCCGAG GAATACTCACTTCCACCAGAAGAAATTCCAGCGGAAAAGGCTGCTGAGGAGAAACCCTCAAGTGGCACGGAGACCGAAGCTGCTCCCTCAACAAATGATGAAACTCCTCCAGCTGTAGAAGACAAGAATGAAACTTCTGAAGCGCAAGATACTGCTGACAAGTCAGAGGCAGAAGAATCCAACCCTGTAGCAGAGGAAACAAGTGAGAGTGCTGAGGAGGAAGAGGCTGAGGAGAAACCTGAGATCAAG ATTGAAACAGCCCCAGCAGATTTCCGTTTCCCAACAACAAATCAAACAAGGCACTGTTTCACACGTTATGTTGAATACCACAG ATGTGTAGCTGCAAAAGGAGAGGATGCGCCGGAGTGTGATAAGTTTGCAAAGTACTATCGATCCCTTTGCCCTGGTGAATGG GTTGATCGCTGGAATGAGCAACGCGAAAACGGCACCTTCCCTGGACCTCTGTAA
- the LOC112873275 gene encoding uncharacterized protein LOC112873275 — protein sequence MAAATANAVNTVTGYLKSIKTLNGTNYPSWYKDVNVAIAACEYDLALRRDKPAEPIDPNGDRTAIEKWERSDRMANMIIKNTITPAICGAIPDKDQNGNDLSAKAYLAKVEENFKSSSKTYASTLIMKMLTSQYDGQSGIREHIMSMCDMANKLKTLDMAISDDFLVHFIMTSLPVQYSPFKISYNTQKRTLWAC from the exons atggctgctgctactgctaatGCTG TGAACACTGTGACGGGCTACCTGAAATCTATTAAGACCCTGAATGGCACCAACTATCCAAGCTGGTATAAAGATGTTAATGTTGCCATTGCTGCGTGCGAGTATGATCTCGCCTTACGTCGAGACAAGCCAGCAGAGCCCATTGATCCCAATGGTGATCGTACTGCCATTGAGAAGTGGGAGAGATCAGACAGGATGGCCAACATGATCATTAAGAACACGATCACTCCGGCCATCTGTGGTGCTATTCCTGATAAGGACCAGAATGGTAATGATCTGAGCGCCAAGGCATACCttgccaaggtggaggagaacTTTAAGAGTTCTTCCAAGACTTATGCTAGCACCCTGATCATGAAAATGCTGACTTCACAGTATGATGGGCAAAGTGGAATCAGGGAGCACATTATGAGCATGTGTGACATGGCAAATAAGCTGAAGACACTGGATATGGCTATCTCTGATGATTTTCTGGTGCACTTCATCATGACTTCTCTGCCAGTACAGTACAGTCCCTTCAAAATAAGCTACAACACTCAGAAG CGAACGCTTTGGGCGTGTTAG
- the LOC112877775 gene encoding histone H3.3: MARTKQTARKSTGGKAPRKQLATKAARKSAPTTGGVKKPHRYRPGTVALREIRKYQKSTELLIRKLPFQRLVREIAQDFKTDLRFQSHAVLALQEAAEAYLVGLFEDTNLCAIHAKRVTIMPKDIQLARRIRGERA; encoded by the exons ATGGCCCGTACCAAGCAAACCGCTCGCAAGTCCACGGGAGGGAAGGCTCCCAGGAAGCAGCTTGCAACTAAG GCTGCCCGTAAGTCAGCCCCGACCACTGGAGGAGTGAAGAAGCCCCACCGCTACCGCCCTGGAACTGTTGCCCTCCG TGAGATCCgcaagtaccagaagagcacTGAGCTGTTGATCAGGAAGCTGCCCTTCCAGAGGCTTGTTAGGGAAATTGCACAGGACTTCAAG ACTGATCTGCGTTTCCAGAGCCATGCCGTGCTTGCCCTCCAGGAGGCTGCCGAGGCGTACCTAGTTGGTCTGTTTGAGGACACCAACCTGTGCGCCATCCATGCTAAGCGTGTGACCATCATGCCCAAGGACATCCAGCTGGCCAGGAGGATCCGTGGCGAGAGGGCGTAA
- the LOC112877386 gene encoding uncharacterized protein LOC112877386, whose protein sequence is MGQGKEVKTRPDPKVEIQEKGEIFFFYRPKVDKDEAHGPDDVQRMYIVLRPESAEDRAVEEKQAPDSGKEGRKHHRQGDGNGGGAGKEGGHHEGGHGKEEVNVEERPLLRLLVMGKKSLPDPAKHGRPYWGYVELVTTKLQDIKDALKEEEYSTATRGQRRLPAARALGEGVYRILKHESGRAPHTHLVYKLELPTRGDGEPQEALNVEPEASFLVQIKNPDPPSGGGGGGGGFRGLQSKRRAAFPAHLQGAFGSRRFAPADPPDLLNYEGCELLLIAASDDVEEELGLELEGEVEEGEEQRAAGCSDLVKMFGEVADVKPLLSGSWD, encoded by the exons AGGACGAGGCGCACGGCCCCGACGACGTCCAGCGCATGTACATCGTACTGCGCCCGGAGTCCGCCGAGGACCGCGCCGTCGAGGAGAAGCAGGCGCCGGACTCCGGCAAGGAGGGCCGCAAGCACCACCGCCAAGGCGACGGCAACGGAGGGGGGGCAGGCAAGGAAGGAGGCCACCACGAAGGTGGCCATGGCAAGGAG GAGGTGAACGTCGAGGAGCGGCCGCTGCTCCGGCTGTTGGTCATGGGGAAGAAGAGCCTGCCGGACCCGGCCAAGCACGGCCGCCCGTACTGGGGATACGTCGAGCTCGTCACCACCAAGCTCCAGGACATCAAGGACGCGCTCAAGGAAG AGGAGTACAGCACGGCGACGCGGGGCCAGCGCCGCCTGCCGGCGGCGCGTGCGCTCGGCGAGGGCGTGTACCGCATCCTGAAGCACGAGTCCGGCCGCGCCCCGCACACCCACCTCGTGTACAAGCTGGAGCTCCCCACCCGCGGAGACGGGGAGCCGCAGGAGGCGCTGAACGTGGAGCCGGAGGCGTCCTTCCTCGTGCAGATCAAGAACCCCGACCCgccctccggcggcggcggcggcggcggcggcttccgcGGGCTGCAGAGCAAGCGCCGCGCGGCGTTCCCCGCGCACCTGCAGGGCGCGTTCGGGAGCCGGCGTTTCGCGCCGGCGGACCCGCCGGACCTGCTCAACTACGAGGGGTGCGAGCTGCTGCTCATCGCGGCGTCGGAcgacgtggaggaggagctcggGCTGGAGCTGGAGGGGGAggtggaggagggggaggagcagcGGGCGGCCGGGTGCTCGGACCTGGTCAAGATGTTCGGCGAGGTGGCCGACGTGAAGCCGCTGCTGAGCGGGAGCTGGGACTAG
- the LOC112877773 gene encoding histone H3.3-like, giving the protein MPPYIRRQRPGLLNFSGLLFLARRGKMARTKQTARKSTGGKAPRKQLATKAARKSAPTTGGVKKPHRYRPGTVALREIRKYQKSTELLIRKLPFQRLVREIAQDFKTDLRFQSHAVLALQEAAEAYLVGLFEDTNLCAIHAKRVTIMPKDIQLARRIRGERA; this is encoded by the exons ATGCCGCCCTATATTAGGAGGCAGCGGCCTGGCTTGCTCAATTTTTCCGGCCTCCTCTTCCTCGCGCGGAGAGGTAAG ATGGCCCGTACCAAGCAAACCGCTCGCAAGTCCACGGGAGGGAAGGCTCCCAGGAAGCAGCTTGCAACTAAG GCTGCCCGTAAGTCAGCCCCGACCACTGGAGGAGTGAAGAAGCCCCACCGCTACCGCCCTGGAACTGTTGCCCTCCG TGAGATCCgcaagtaccagaagagcacTGAGCTGTTGATCAGGAAGCTGCCCTTCCAGAGGCTTGTTAGGGAAATTGCACAGGACTTCAAG ACTGATCTGCGTTTCCAGAGCCATGCCGTGCTTGCCCTCCAGGAGGCTGCCGAGGCCTACCTAGTTGGTCTGTTTGAGGACACCAACCTGTGCGCCATCCATGCTAAGCGTGTGACCATCATGCCCAAAGACATCCAGCTGGCCAGGAGGATCCGTGGCGAGAGGGCGTAA